The Primulina eburnea isolate SZY01 chromosome 12, ASM2296580v1, whole genome shotgun sequence genome includes the window ATTACCCGCAACGTTGCCGCTAGACGTGGAGGAATTGCTAGCGGTGACCGTGGCTACGTCTGCGAATGGTGCTGCTGCTCCTGGTGGTAGCTGCAATTGGGCTGTCTGATTTTCAGGTAACTCTGCGACAACAGGAGAAAGAACACAACATAAGCGAGAAAAGATTACACAATCAAGAAAAGGCGGGGATGAAAGtataaaactttttccaaaagTAAAGCCCTTGGGATACTGATCGTTCTCGATTACATGCAATAATTCGATATTAAAAACAGCCTTTTTCCAGAAAAAGCAGATGCAATGATGCACTTCGTTCCTAAGCAAAAAGAAATTAATTTCTACTTAGATTTTAAGTAGCAAGATTCATATAACAATTAataagcatatatatatatatatataatatatatattaaggAGAAATTATGCGAATAGAAATTTATGATAATATAATACACGAGACACAAAAGAAAGACATGAAAAACCGGACAAAATTAAACTCCATGGAAAAAACCCCTTTTCCAGAAGAAGATAAAGGGAGGGGGAGGGAGCAAACAAAAGCAAGAAATTGACACTAAATCCTCGTTTTGGAATTTACAATGCAGCCAAATCATAGATCATCTTCTCGCTGTAACTTTAAAGTTCAGAGTCTGCATCAGTATAATTAGCAATAGCAAAATTCAACCTGAACTTTGAATGGATAGCACCGGCGACAAAACGCCAGTAGACGGAGTAAGAGGTGGTGGCGGCGGACTTGAAACCACTGCTGAAACTGACGGCGCAACAACTTGCAGCTTCGTCATATCTCCTCCAGAACTCGTAATTGCCAAAGACTGAGCCAACGCACTCTCCTGAGCCAATGCGTCGCAAAAAGCTCTATGCGTGATAAAACTATCcctcctatatatatatttatacaacACAAAAAAAACATTCAATACGTGGAAAACAATCCCAATACAACCATAATTGGAGTAAAAACTTGACAAAAACTGACGGTATTGAAAGCGTAATCTCATACGTCAAGTGTCATTTTCCTGCCGAGAAATTGAAAATTCACCTCGAAAACAATGTGCCACAATCGCAGCGGTACTCTCTAGTGCCGCAAGTCTTCATGTGGGCTTTCCAATCGGACTGGACTGCATATTTCTTGGAGCACCGCTCGCACTTGAACTTTTTCTCGCCATGCTTACGGCAGAAGTGTTTCTTGATTCCAGTAAGATCACCTAAAGCCCTCGACGGATCATGGTGAATGCAAGTGGGCTCGGGGCATAGATAAACTCGCTTCCTGACTTCTTTGTTGGTTCTCTGCCGGAGTTTCCACGGCAAATTGTGGCCCCTTCGATGTAGCTGCAAGTTCTGGTCGCGTTGGAATCCTTTGTTGCAGATCTCGCACACGAATCTGTTCGTTGCCATCAGGGTTTTTGGTGATAGAGCAATCACTTCTGCATCTGGATCTGTAAAGAACAACAAAACATTCAACTCATTTTCATCCGGGTTTTTCAAGAAAAGCTGTGACGAAAAGGAATCGAGTTTCTTTTACCAGGCATTCCGGGAAGATTCCGCTTTTTCTTCACGGGCAAAGTTGGTTCTACGGACTGTTCGGATTTCACATGATTATCAGAAAGAAGAAAACTAGATTCTCCAGAAGCTTGCGACGCTGAATTCTCAATTTCCGCCATTATTTCTTGCGCAAAAATCAACAAACGTTGCAAAAGAGCTAAAGATAATTGAAGCACACGTACACCATAACTTCAAGGCAGCTGAAAACATATGGAAAATCAAACTCAATCACACTTATACTATCAAGCCCCCTTAgcaaaaagcaataaatttgaGCAACGAAACCAAAAGGGAAAGAGGAAAAGAACAGTAAAATTTTACATTTCTGGGAAAATTATTACCTTTTCCAAAAAAGAAACCCAAGACTCCAAACTCCTAAGAAAATCTAATAAACATTAAAACCCCCTGAAAAACTCCAGCATAACTTTTTACAGAAGCAAGCAAAAATCGGAACGCTGTTTCAAATCAGCACCCACCACCTTCCACAAAACACCCCATGTTCATACACAACGGCGCTTTTTCAAGCCTACTATTATATACTATTGTGCTTTGTTTGTATATATAGAGAGAGCAAAAAACAAAAAGAGAGATTTGAACTGAATTATAAAATTCCAACTAGTTAttggaatttaaaataatgcttGCTCCTCTATGATTATACAACTTCTTTGGTTTTCTTAAGCGGCGGCAGTTAACCATGGTTGGATATCTAACCTTGGTTGGGTGTGTCCAAGCCGTGAATTTCAGCTTCTTCGGTTCGAAGATAACATTGATCGACATCCGACCGTACACGTGGCGACATCTGACATGGCTGGGACACTTGTCGGACGAACTCGCTACTGCTCTGTGCACTGTTTTGACGTTTAGTGATCCCTTGGGAATTTGAACcttcaaattttttataaagCTCGTGGTTTGTAAAGACGCTTTTAGCCTCCAATAATAAATTCACTTCAAATAATTGAGAAATTATTTCATTCAACACTGTTTATCATATGTTGTTGTCACTGTctctatattttcaaaataatttgtaaaatatgtttcttcataaaataaatatgtagaaacaatataatttaatttttcaaaaattaagcTTCAAAATACACCTTTCCATGACTTTTCATATTTGGAGGTAAGAAATAAACCTCTCTGCACATTAAATTAATCATGCAATAAAtttaatttggaaaaaaaatgatTTCATAATTTCTAATGATATTCATCTCAATTATATTCGAAATGCACTGTAGTTATTATTACAAATGAGTATTTCTttcgtgaaacggtctcacgaatctttatctgtgagacggatcaactctaccgatatttacaataaaaatacacaagtttttgccattacaAATTACATAACTTGCTATtcacttaaattttttagtccaatcaaatcaaaaaaaaattaaataaatagaaTTACAATTTATTGTCCCGAAATTTATCGATCCAAATACAATCAATTTTATCCATCAAACTCATTTTTTACGTACTACTCTTGTAAAATCTGGTTTTGACCTTCTAAAAATCTTGATATTTTGAAGAATAAAATCTTGAAATTTATttgtattaaaaataatttaaaaatagacACCGTTAAATCACATTAATGCTAATAGGGTGTGAAAAGTGTGGATGGATACTGATGAAGATGAGTCAGTGCGGTCAAatgagaaaataaattggttGTTGGGGGAGAATGGGATAATCCCAAATTGGTAAATCCCGTGACGGAATTTGGTACCAAACAAACCCACTGTTTAAACATTAAATACACTTTCGCCTATCTCGATACGTGACCCAATAATATGTAtagaataaaattatttaaatttccaaaaaaaaaatgtaaaacatTAACAAATATTTAGCAAACACATGCACGATGGCATAACATGATGTATCTTATGACAATGGGACGAGACGAGACGGAAATGAGTTTGTTATCTTCATCTTCGTCTCTGAATTCTATCTCTACTCTCATATCCGTCCTGATTCTCGTTTTTTCGGATTCGGAGACGAGTATGATGATTCTCCGAGCTAAAACTTattttatctattattattaacgataatattaatatcaatactaataataataatattttaaaaaaatattattattattatattattaatactcATAATATTATTTTCGAGTCGAATTCGTAGATAGGATAATATCCTCAATTCTAAAAAAACCTCGAATCCAAACtcgaaaaaatcaaagatcCATAGCTTCGTCTCGAGTTTTACCTTCTGATGTCCTAATCATGAAGAAAATTATCATCCTATTCCTAGGACATCTCCGAGAGCATTAAGTTCCTTAAAGCAATTATTACTATTTATTCATGACTTAGTTTTCTATCGTAcagtaataaaatatttaaatatattaatattatacaaTGATTGAGAATTTGAGTCTTCGATTTGAGCCAGGCAAGCTACAAAGTACCATTCCATCTCTAATTTAAATTAACGATGACTTGTTTTGTTTTAACTTGGGTGACTGCTTTGATTATTAAAGACCAACAAATTTGGCCATGTCTTAAAGCAAATCAAAGGAGACATTTGTATAGGTCTTAGAGTGGATTAGATTTGTTTTTAGatgaaattgtttaattaaCATGTGGCCACGAGTTCGTGCAAACGGGACATGCCCGGGATTTAGAGTTTTGGGGAGACGACGTAATTAAGACATTCTATTTGGGGAGTGGTGGGGAAATGTTTCTacgtaaaataatataataaatacaaaATCAGACACCTGCGAGATCCTACTTTACTCTCTTTTATGTCAAgcaaatgaaaataaatataacTTCCCCTCATCAATTTCAAGCAATTTTCCGATCTCACTTCCCATGCATGATAGATGAGATCTTACTTATGTGAACATTACCCTCACTTTATTTCAACGGATAAGATCTTGCCACACATACAATTTCCAAAAAAAAGGTCTTATATATACATGGACAAATCTTGaccatccatcctatcatggaAGCAATGCCCACATGAGTAAGATGAAATAAACCCCCATGCCTCCATTTCAATGTCCGCCTGATTGATTTTTCATAGAGACAAAATATCATTGTCGTGTATGCCGGAAACAAATAATCACTCATAAAACCCCATTTTCGGCTAAATAATCACGAGTTCAATTCCCACATTCTCTAAGTCAAATCTATCTTACAAAACTTGCCTGATGCAGTTTACCATGATTTGCACGCTACCACGTTAAACCCAAATTTACAAATCGTGCGCCCAAAGCATAGCATCTGCGGACCGCCacgattttgtttttttaaaacccAAAACTTTTAGGCACGACATCGCTCAACCTTGAGCTAAAACAATACGATATAATTGATGTCACACTACTAATTTGAATATTGTGACTCAATTAGCATTGATTACAGTCCAAAACCACACACAGCATAAAAATAGATGTACCCCACTCTCTTCTATCTACATAATCAAGGGCATGGTGGGGGAAAAAATGAAACTCCCTAGAGGAAAAAGAAGTCTGATTGCAAAGAGCACACAGCTGTAAGATCAAAACATTGTCAATAAAGAGATCGTAATAAGTGAAAGACATGAGAGGGGCAATCATCACCATTTTGATCATCTTTTTTGTTGCTTTTTGCTGTCCCTTTTTCCCTTATTCTAATAAGCTCCAATTGTCTGTTGAATTTTTAGGgaatataaatattttctcaGCACCACCTTTCTAAAGCTCCATCATAAAAAAGGGCAATGGGCAAAGTACAAATACAGTGGAACGAACAGATGAACGAGAATCGAAAATTTATCAAAgttcaaaatataatttttatatataaaaaaaaaaaatcagttctCTCAGATTTTAGTGAATAAAGTCTAGATTTTTACAccacaacttaaaatatttctaTTCATAATTAATCATTAAATCCACCCGTCACCTACATTGGATCATGATAACAATTAGTAGGGCGTGTGAGTAGATTGTGGGGGCATATGTGAAAGATGACTACACAACTCCCTTTGGTCAATGACTCAACTCAATTTTACATAATTATGCATACGACAACTTTCTAGGAAAACTACTTGTCCTTGCCTcctaaaaataaattcaagatcGCCAGTAGAATCATAATAATTTTAGAAATCTAGTTCTTTTGCATGGTCGAGATTTCAATGAATACAAATTAttaaatcaaaagaaaaagaaatagaCAAGTCAACCCATAAGATAAGCATGTCCACAATATGATCAAAACAAATAATCCTAGTTTAACAATTACCTTTAGATGTGCTCAGAAGTGATCTCAACCGCTCGATGTGTGGTTAGGCCAAAGTTGGATAAAACAAAATGGAGAATATTTCGCCCCATATTTGGATAGTGCCTATAATTCTAGTCATATCGAAACTATGGTAGTATGGTGTAACTTAACATAATTTTATCAAAAGATGAAAAATATAAATGCAAACAAAATGGAgttttccttcaaaaaaaaaaatccacgaGAAAACATAAATAACGATGTATATAATCTCCCAACAAAACACAAAAGTTTAAGATTTTGGTATTTCCACGTAAACAGACACTAGAACAAGGTAATGTCTTTAAACTGGAAAATCCTTGTACAAGAGCGGATGCAAACAAATCAAAACTCACTTTCAGTTTGGCAAGTCCGGAAAACTTCAGCCCGCATAATATCTATTGGCATGTGGTCATGAGTGTACCTCTCAGGGCCTAGGTACATTCCTGTCCTTTCCAAAAGATGAAGTCCTTCTTCCCTACCAAATCTTGAGGAGTAGTATTTCAGGTACTCGATGTCCTAGAACATCAAGTTACAGATAGAGGTAATCAGAGACCGGGTTAAACAAATCATGCTGTTGTTCACAAGCTTCGATGTCATGATAACGATCGTGTCATAGCAACATAAAGGGGTATCCGTTTCTTTAAAAAGAATCCCATCAACaaaattagtaaaaaaaaactaaataaatcgcAAACATTTGCAAATTCAAACACTAAAAAAGTACCTGTAAGCCACTTAAGAGCCGCTCTAGTCGTAGTGAAGCAACAGGTTCCGGTGAAGATGAGAACACCTGACCAGGGTAATACAAAACCCCGTCACCAGGAGGGAGGCCACGCCTAAACCGAATCTGGAAAGAATAAGCGTATGCGTCAAAGATGCCAATACATATCGATCAACATAATGTCGTCTAGGTAGATCCAATAACCTCAGCACTAGGAACTGTTGCCTTCTCATAGCAATTGGCACCCCAATACAGAAAGCCAGTTCCACCTTCTTTCCATACACGCCACATTACTGCACGATGTTGTGTGCCTCGCATCCCTAAATGCCAATTTGGATGAGGATCTGATGGTCCCATGCACACATAAGTCCACCACTCCTGAATGATAAACATAAATGATGAGCAAATGGCGATTAGAAGATGAGCAAATGGCGATTTGACGAGAACAAGTTCAACAGTCCGAGAACCCAAATGTACTGGTTCAATTCATAAATCTTACAGACTAATCAGGAGTAAATATTTCGCGAGAATCCATCATTTGTAAACATGACTATTCTGCCGTAGCATATCAACATGCTAGAGGAGCAGTACATATCATTAGAAGTCCCATCTGTCAGTAAAATTTAGCTCCAGATATGTGCTAATAGCATCGATAGCAAGAATGAACTAGCCTTGCTCATTCCTTGCAACATTCCAATCACATTGTATTTTAGATGGTTAATTCTATTGTAAACCGATGTTATCATTTCTCTGTGCCCTTTTCCATTCCAAAAGGCAGGATACATTACCTCACCGTTTTCAGGTTGAATTTCCGCAATAATATCCTTCGCCAGATCTTCACGGTTGCCAATCACCCATTCACTGTTAGGGAAAGATTGATGATTCTGAGAAATCTTTACCATCAAAGGAAAGCTACATTTATAATTGACCAATGACACAATTAAACCAGTAATCTCAAATTCAATTCTACCAAGCACATGCATGGCAACCTCCATCGCTAAAAGCAACAATAAGGACAGGATAAATAATCAAGAGATTGGAGACTATATATATTTACAATGATTGCCCTGGATCAAGATTGCCAGAGTTCAAGATTGCCAGGAACTTTGGCGCTGAAGACTAAGTAGGGGAAAAATCCAACTTCAGATGCATGTCGGGGTTCAAGAAATGGAATATGTGCACTTGATAACTAAAATATATTGAAAACCATGAAGATATGGGTGAAAATAGAAACCTTGTGCAATAGATTTGAGTGTGAGGGCGAAGAAACTCGGGAACTTTAACAAAAGCTTCAAAGTTATTGGAAGCCAGGGGTGCATCACTTGGGCCTGCAATAAGATCAAACTCATCTGAGAAGATCTCTGGTAAAAATGACTTGACTATCATACAGAGAGCCTCTCTGACAGTAGCATGTGTAATAGAAATGGCTAGATTGACCAGCCAGTGGAGCAGCTGCAGCTTTCTagctttattatttttatatacttGCATGGCTCAAAGTCTGTTTGCAATTCAATAACAAAGTTACATCCCTCATCCCACCACCATCATTTAATGTCTTAGTTTAGTATGCAAAAAATGTCTAAGTAGCAGTGATCATAGAAAAAAACTGAAATATAACCTATGTCTAGTCAATGTAACTGTAAACAAGCAAAAAATCTCTCCAGTCAGTCCCCTTGTTCAAAATCAGCCTTCCATATCCACATAGCTGCTTGAGATATACAACAATCTACCTTCCAGCAAGAATCACATCTTATTGTGAACACCTTGCTACAGCAGGCAATTGTTTGAGCTGCGAACATCAGATAGGTGGCAGTCCAAAGTCCAGAGACAATGCAAAGTTTATGGGTAAATATCAAATGTGTTCAATAATGGTCACAAGTCCATATTTAAATAAAGTACAACATAGTGGCGACAAATTTATCGTACTCAAAAGATGTCAACATTGTATTCAACAACGTGATCCATTTAAAGTAGGGTACTAATACTTGGATAAAACAGGTAGGGTGCACATCAAACTGTACCCagcacaataacaaaaacaagtCGTCCAGgcattaaataaatgatttggaAATAACACGCAATCTCGAATCAATTTTTGGTAGCAATAACATCAGCGAATGTGCTTTCCCTTGTAACCAATGCCATACCAAAGATAATTTCAGCAGCAAGTACATAGCAAACAGGTTTCTGAAAGGAAACAAGTTTTCAGCCATTTTTTGTCACTTAAAGCTGCAGCTTATTTGTTGTTTTAACTTGGTTTAAGAGTAGAATGGATAAGCCATATCAGTTTTCCTAcactagatatatatatatatatatatatatatatatatatatatatatcaaccaGATCTACATCTAGttcaataaaaggaaaaaatgAGAACCTAAATAGTCTTACAATTTGTGAAGCGTAAGGGAAACTGCTCACCACAATAATAGGTAGTCATAATACGGGCATCAGGTGCATAAGCATGAATCTCACTCGCCATGTCACGAATAGCATTGTAATGTTCAAGGTTTAGTGGCTGTACGTCATAGAATGCCAGTTCACAAAGAAGCAACAGAAACAAGTTAGAAAGAAAATCGTAATTCCAATGTGGCTTCGTTAACCAAACATATATTCAACTGATGCTAAAATTTGGCACATGCAATCATGTAACAATATGTACAAAACGTGAGATTTTCAATCAATAGAAAAAAGTGGTTAGACCttcagtttttttttataacattCAGTAGGAAGTAGAAAAAGAATAAGCAGATTGGACAAAGAAACTCTAGCATTCCCAAGTGATACCGAATTGTGTTCATACTTGACGAGTAACAATTtttttggaagaaaaaaaaGGTCTACAGAAATCTAAAGTTCGGTTTATAAATATTATCATCTAATTGCATAACAAGTCAATTATCTCATACTTTGGTATAGCAACTCAATAACAGCAAAATTAACAGTTTTTCCAGCTGCTATTTCATGATATAATTCAACACCCATACACTTCGAATATTGCTTCTGGGGAGggatataattttgttttttaagTTACACATCAGCACCCCTTTGTGAGAGgtgtataatttaaaataactaaCTGTTGACTCTTACTTTGGCCCCTCGGAAACAAAATGATCACACTGTTGACATATTTCATGACAgatttttcaaatatattttccaCAGATTCTTCAAGCTTTTTAACTCAGGTCCATAACTTCCAATATTCAATGTTATTTTTTCTTCCCCCTATTCCTTTATTTACCCATGGAAGCGTCTGATGTAACTCAAACACGAGTcataaaagaaaacaaaaccaAATGTGGTTAAATTGGTCACCACTTTTCATTTCCTTGTCATTCAAAAAATCACTTTAAGAAATGCAGGAAATGACATAACGAGCCAATCCAGAATATGTAGGACATGATATGAGCGGCTAAAAATTTCATGTGCATACCTCATCCCACAAGTAAAAATAAGCTTTTCTCCAATGATTCTTtgttctcaaaatctcgacttCTCTTTGCAGAAAATCCTTTGCTGTATCGCCACTAACGCACATTAAGAGgcaaatataaaaaaatcaaaataagaaAGAGAATTATTGATAAAATTAAAAGGGGTTTGGGGAAATTGCATGTATACCATGAGACTACTGGCCTACATGGCACAGCGTATGCTGCAAGCCTTGGATCACCAAAATACTCATCTGATTTGGGATGATCAGCTGCAAAGCACATAAATGGATTATCTCTGTTAAGTGGTCTAGGTTAAGTGAATACTGCCATACTGCATTACCAGGCCAGGGACAGCTGTAAGTCAGTACTCGCATGCCTTCTCCCCACCTGCAGAAATACGGGCTGATTTTATACTGAAGCAGCCACTTGAAGTGTTGATCCAGTGCCTCGTACCACTGGCTGCTTCCATGTTCAACACCAAAACGGTCCTCAATCACTGTATCAGATATCTGTGTATAGTTAAGCAGATTCGAGCTCGGGGagattatatttcatttagatgAAAGGTTTATTCAGTACCAATTTACCAAagatatcaaaatatttaattgctGTGAAATTGCTTGCATCAATTTACCGAAAAGCCCAATATGCTATGAGTACCATTTTTTTTCTGAATAGCATCTGTAAAGTAGCATTCTAGAGTAGTTAACATAGAAAATCTAAACTACAAGATAAAGCATCATCATTTACGAGAGTTGTGCAAAAAAGATGAAGGAAACAATGGAAAGGAAAAAGGTTAGCTATAAATGAAATGGAGGACCCAAAACTATAGGAACATAATAGCAACAGGGAAACAtggataataaaataaaataaaaaaagcaGGATACTCCAATAACAGCTGGAAGAGAAGGTGTCACAGGAAGAATGAAATCCCACACTGTCAGACTTAGCTTCACCCGGATTGAAAGATTTGAAATGGCATCCTCATCCATCATGTCTACTGACCCGTTATCTGAATAAAAATCAGAAAATGATGGGGATAAAAGCAGTTTTTTCAAAGACGATGATGCAGAATTCACTCGTTCTACCTGGTAGTTAAGGTATAGAACAATAAAAAGAATTAGAAGCTAATGTCAGTAACCACAGGAATCCTCAAATAAAAAGAAGATGAGATTCtatcaaaataataattgaCCCACCACTTCATCCAGTGGTTTTCCATCAATTGGCTCCATGACATCAAGACAATTCCTTAATTCTCTGTACATTTGATGTCTCTCATCTTTACCCAGGCATTGTGCAGTAGATCTTAATAAACCAGAATGAGAAATGCATATTAAAAAAATACCCTAATTAGTCATTTTATGCTGATATGTTGTTAACATCAAATTTTGATGAGGCAACAATGGTATGTCTAATTCCAATGCATCATATTTAACTGAAGAAAGAGTAAAGACAATCACTCTGTGTCAACTCTGTTAGCTGTAATTATTAATTCTCCTTCATATTGACCTGGGGGCTGTGCAGTCGGTACATCAATTGAAACCCATATTGCAGTTGTTTCTCTGCAAAGCAATAAGCATTATGCAACACGTAAGCTAAATGTTGAGTCTTAATGTTAAGCAGTGactgttttatgattaaaaggATGCCAGTACCCAGGAAACAGGGTCAGCTGGAACACAGGCACTTCAAGGGGGACAAGAGCATCTGGAACACCTAAAATGGGCACAACACGCCTTACTGTTATTGACTCACCAGCTACTAACCTGCTAACAGGTGAAAAAAGGTCATCAGGTTTAATTTCATCACACACCAtgagtttatgaaattttatattGAAGAGCCAAACCTATCACCAAATGTGGAACGCAGATCACTACATTGCATCTGCACAGTTCCAGCAAAACTGGATCCAGCCCATGAAACTTTTGGGCGTAAAGCTATTTGAACACTTTCCCTCTCATTTCTCGCTGCTAAAAGAGATATCTTCGAGGTAAACCATGTCAGATAGAAGGCACTACTGTCGCAAAATCATTCTATAGCATCTAATGAATCCATCCTTGAAATGCCAACAGTggcaagtaagatatgatcatgaTTAAGTAGCAATAACATAAAAAGATTTTCACCTCGACTAAGTTCTTCACAAGGTACTAGAACACATGAACAGCCACTCAAATAAAGTTGGCAATCACCAAGGGAATGCACATCCTCATAAATGCATGCATATATCTTACATGAAAATCAGGTAAACAGACCATAATAGTAATGACATTTTGGAAATTATATATGATCATTGAGGCATTATCAATCTGACGCATAACTTAGGTAAGCATTTCACATATCATAATGGATATATCATTCAACATTAACATAAAAAAGGGAAACTCTCAGACTTTATGAGTATAACATGGAAACAAGACCAACTGCTATATGTATATCATCAGAAAATATAGTTCATCAACACTTACAGGCTCTAAGGTTCGAGGCATGTCTTGTGGCCCAACGTTTGCTGAGCTTGGTATGCACCATACATGCACTAATTCTGAAGAATGAATTTTCAGTGGATCGATTAATCCCGTTGGTAAACTTGGAGTCTGTGTGCCACTTTCACCCCATCCATATGCCGTCCCACCTCCTGCAACACCTTCAACAGGTGGCACCATCATCTCCTTATGGCTCCCTGTAAAAGAACAGCCCTAATATATGTTCAGTGTCATCCTAAAAAGTACTCGGCAGCAGCAAAATTAGTCCGGAGATACGGTGGAAGTGACTACAATGCAGGAAAGACAAAATCATGGAGCAGTTCAGATCTTCAAATATGTTCGTTTATCTCTGCTAACACAAGTAGATAGATCTACACCCTTATTTCATGTAAGCAAAAAAATCAGAAGGTTCATTAATTTATTGTAATTTTACAGCTTCTGCCTATGAATTCCTAATCTTTGCTGGTACGCTAGGCGGCATGTGATTTCTTTTCTGCTCGAGTGCAATCACCACCGACATGAACTAAATTAAAACTTGTATTATTTCATACTTTA containing:
- the LOC140807053 gene encoding uncharacterized protein isoform X1 produces the protein MENSGSHKEMMVPPVEGVAGGGTAYGWGESGTQTPSLPTGLIDPLKIHSSELVHVWCIPSSANVGPQDMPRTLEPISLLAARNERESVQIALRPKVSWAGSSFAGTVQMQCSDLRSTFGDSRLVAGESITVRRVVPILGVPDALVPLEVPVFQLTLFPGETTAIWVSIDVPTAQPPGQYEGELIITANRVDTESTAQCLGKDERHQMYRELRNCLDVMEPIDGKPLDEVVERVNSASSSLKKLLLSPSFSDFYSDNGSVDMMDEDAISNLSIRVKLSLTVWDFILPVTPSLPAVIGISDTVIEDRFGVEHGSSQWYEALDQHFKWLLQYKISPYFCRWGEGMRVLTYSCPWPADHPKSDEYFGDPRLAAYAVPCRPVVSCGDTAKDFLQREVEILRTKNHWRKAYFYLWDEPLNLEHYNAIRDMASEIHAYAPDARIMTTYYCGPSDAPLASNNFEAFVKVPEFLRPHTQIYCTSEWVIGNREDLAKDIIAEIQPENGEEWWTYVCMGPSDPHPNWHLGMRGTQHRAVMWRVWKEGGTGFLYWGANCYEKATVPSAEIRFRRGLPPGDGVLYYPGQVFSSSPEPVASLRLERLLSGLQDIEYLKYYSSRFGREEGLHLLERTGMYLGPERYTHDHMPIDIMRAEVFRTCQTESEF
- the LOC140807053 gene encoding uncharacterized protein isoform X2 yields the protein MENSGSHKEMMVPPVEGVAGGGTAYGWGESGTQTPSLPTGLIDPLKIHSSELVHVWCIPSSANVGPQDMPRTLEPISLLAARNERESVQIALRPKVSWAGSSFAGTVQMQCSDLRSTFGDRLVAGESITVRRVVPILGVPDALVPLEVPVFQLTLFPGETTAIWVSIDVPTAQPPGQYEGELIITANRVDTESTAQCLGKDERHQMYRELRNCLDVMEPIDGKPLDEVVERVNSASSSLKKLLLSPSFSDFYSDNGSVDMMDEDAISNLSIRVKLSLTVWDFILPVTPSLPAVIGISDTVIEDRFGVEHGSSQWYEALDQHFKWLLQYKISPYFCRWGEGMRVLTYSCPWPADHPKSDEYFGDPRLAAYAVPCRPVVSCGDTAKDFLQREVEILRTKNHWRKAYFYLWDEPLNLEHYNAIRDMASEIHAYAPDARIMTTYYCGPSDAPLASNNFEAFVKVPEFLRPHTQIYCTSEWVIGNREDLAKDIIAEIQPENGEEWWTYVCMGPSDPHPNWHLGMRGTQHRAVMWRVWKEGGTGFLYWGANCYEKATVPSAEIRFRRGLPPGDGVLYYPGQVFSSSPEPVASLRLERLLSGLQDIEYLKYYSSRFGREEGLHLLERTGMYLGPERYTHDHMPIDIMRAEVFRTCQTESEF